From the Leucobacter tenebrionis genome, one window contains:
- a CDS encoding beta-ketoacyl-ACP synthase III has translation MASLVQPTGPAHTRVLSIGAARGDRDVPNADVIEPIDSSDEWIRQRTGIVQRRYAGRDQGAVDLAVEAAEEAIARSGLDRSEIDGVIISTISNVAVTPSMASLAAYRLGLTPAAAFDISAACAGYVYGVAQADALVRSGTCKNVLVIGAEKLSELIDPTDRSISFLLADGAGAVVVGPSDHTGIGPTVWGSDGEKWDTIRMTSTFDAYRSNPGEVPWPTLRQDGQTVFRWAVWEMKKVAQRTLEVSGVEPGDLAAFIPHQANMRIVDEFAKQLKLPESVVIARDIETQGNTSAASIPLAAHALLEEHPELSGGLALTIGFGAGLVYGAQIIELP, from the coding sequence ATGGCATCACTCGTGCAGCCGACCGGTCCCGCTCACACGCGGGTCCTCTCCATCGGCGCGGCCAGGGGCGACCGGGACGTTCCGAACGCCGATGTGATCGAGCCGATCGACTCGTCGGATGAGTGGATCCGCCAGCGCACCGGCATCGTGCAGCGGCGCTACGCCGGCCGGGATCAGGGAGCGGTCGATCTCGCGGTCGAGGCGGCGGAGGAGGCGATCGCGCGCTCCGGTCTCGATCGCTCCGAGATCGACGGCGTGATCATCTCCACCATCTCGAACGTCGCGGTCACCCCCTCGATGGCTTCGCTGGCGGCCTACCGCCTCGGCCTCACCCCCGCGGCGGCATTCGATATCTCCGCCGCGTGCGCCGGATACGTCTACGGCGTCGCCCAGGCAGATGCGCTCGTGCGCTCGGGAACCTGCAAGAACGTGCTGGTGATCGGAGCGGAGAAGCTCTCCGAGCTCATCGATCCGACGGATCGCAGCATCTCCTTCCTGCTCGCCGACGGCGCAGGGGCCGTCGTGGTGGGGCCCAGCGATCACACGGGCATCGGGCCGACCGTGTGGGGCTCCGACGGCGAGAAGTGGGACACGATCCGCATGACCTCGACCTTCGATGCGTACCGCAGCAACCCTGGCGAGGTGCCCTGGCCGACTCTGCGCCAGGACGGCCAGACCGTGTTCCGCTGGGCCGTCTGGGAGATGAAGAAGGTCGCGCAGCGCACCCTCGAGGTCTCGGGCGTCGAGCCCGGCGATCTCGCCGCATTCATCCCCCACCAGGCCAACATGCGCATCGTCGACGAGTTCGCGAAGCAGCTCAAGCTTCCCGAGTCGGTCGTCATCGCCCGCGACATCGAGACCCAGGGCAACACGTCCGCGGCTTCGATCCCGCTCGCCGCGCACGCGCTCCTCGAAGAGCATCCCGAACTCTCAGGCGGCCTCGCGCTCACGATCGGCTTCGGCGCGGGCCTGGTCTACGGCGCTCAGATCATCGAGCTGCCGTAG
- a CDS encoding acyl carrier protein yields the protein MAFSNEEVLAGLAEIINDETGIAADVVALDKSFTDDLDIDSISMMTIVVNAEEKFDVKIPDEEVKNLKTVGDAVDFIAKAQA from the coding sequence ATGGCATTCAGCAACGAAGAGGTCCTCGCAGGTCTTGCCGAGATCATCAACGACGAGACGGGGATCGCGGCCGACGTCGTCGCCCTCGACAAGTCGTTCACCGATGACCTCGACATCGACTCGATCTCGATGATGACCATCGTCGTCAACGCCGAGGAGAAGTTCGATGTGAAGATCCCCGATGAAGAGGTCAAGAACCTGAAGACCGTCGGCGACGCCGTCGATTTCATCGCCAAGGCTCAGGCCTAA
- a CDS encoding beta-ketoacyl-[acyl-carrier-protein] synthase family protein, which produces MSKKIVVTGIGASSPIGGTAPESWQALLAGESGIHTLDNDWAEQYGLAVNFAGTAKVDPAEVLERPVAKRLDPSSRFALVAALEAWADAGEPEVPSERLGVDWATGIGGLWTLLDAWDTLKEKGPRRVMPLTVPMLMPNAPAAAVSMRLEARAFARTVASACASSTESIANAYEHLQLGLADVVIAGGAEAAIHPITLAAFNSAQALSKRVDSPETASRPYNTDRDGFVMGEGAAALVLETEEHALARGAKIYAEVAGGGVTADSYHITANDPEGKGAARAVELALSQAGAAPDEVTHINAHATSTPVGDIAEYTALHRVFGDRVKEIPVSATKAATGHLLGGTGALEALFTVLAVHHRVAPPTINLVNQDPEIPLSASVEAQPLGDGAQLAISNSFGFGGHNAVVAIRSYE; this is translated from the coding sequence ATGAGCAAGAAGATCGTCGTCACCGGTATCGGCGCCTCCTCCCCCATCGGCGGGACCGCGCCCGAGAGCTGGCAGGCCCTCCTCGCGGGAGAGTCGGGTATCCACACGCTCGACAACGACTGGGCCGAGCAGTACGGCCTTGCCGTGAACTTCGCGGGCACGGCGAAGGTCGACCCAGCCGAGGTGCTGGAGCGCCCGGTGGCCAAGCGTCTCGACCCCTCCAGCCGCTTCGCGCTGGTCGCCGCCCTGGAGGCCTGGGCCGACGCCGGTGAGCCCGAGGTGCCCTCGGAGCGACTCGGCGTCGACTGGGCCACCGGCATCGGCGGCCTCTGGACCCTGCTCGACGCGTGGGACACGCTCAAGGAGAAGGGACCGCGCCGCGTGATGCCGCTCACGGTCCCGATGCTCATGCCGAACGCTCCCGCTGCAGCGGTCTCCATGCGCCTGGAGGCCCGCGCCTTCGCGCGCACCGTGGCCTCCGCGTGCGCCTCGAGCACCGAGTCGATCGCGAACGCGTACGAGCATCTGCAGCTCGGCCTCGCCGACGTGGTCATCGCGGGCGGCGCCGAGGCGGCGATCCACCCGATCACGCTCGCCGCATTCAACTCGGCGCAGGCGCTCTCGAAGCGCGTCGACTCGCCTGAGACGGCATCGCGCCCCTACAACACCGATCGCGACGGTTTCGTGATGGGCGAGGGCGCGGCGGCGCTCGTGCTCGAGACGGAGGAGCACGCGCTCGCCCGCGGCGCCAAGATCTACGCCGAGGTGGCCGGCGGAGGCGTCACCGCCGATTCGTACCACATCACCGCCAACGACCCCGAGGGCAAGGGCGCCGCGCGCGCCGTCGAGCTCGCCCTCTCGCAGGCGGGCGCGGCTCCCGACGAGGTCACCCACATCAACGCCCACGCGACCTCGACGCCGGTCGGCGACATCGCCGAGTACACGGCCCTCCATCGTGTGTTCGGCGACCGCGTCAAGGAGATCCCGGTCTCGGCCACGAAGGCGGCGACGGGGCACCTGCTCGGCGGCACGGGCGCCCTCGAGGCGCTCTTCACCGTGCTCGCGGTGCACCACCGCGTCGCTCCTCCGACGATCAATCTCGTGAACCAGGATCCCGAGATCCCGCTCTCGGCATCGGTCGAGGCGCAGCCGCTCGGCGACGGCGCGCAGCTGGCCATCTCGAACTCCTTCGGCTTCGGTGGGCACAACGCCGTCGTCGCGATCCGCTCGTACGAGTGA
- a CDS encoding glutamine amidotransferase yields MKPFLLITTRGEDDVAADEHAAYCRLTGLLPEELAWRRIDRAPLGPVDFGCYSGIILAGSPFTVSEPVERKSETELRVERELAELLDEVVRADFPFLGVCYGIGTIGAHQGARVDRTYGESSQAVRISLTPAGALDPLFYQLPAEFDAFVGHKEAISEVPSSVVVLASSQTCPVQAFRVGRNVYATQFHPELDTASFASRVRAYADHGYFLPAEIDSILEGVERADVRASHMVLGRFVEEYLDSRPAKPAAELGPLSLPQGA; encoded by the coding sequence ATGAAGCCGTTTCTGCTCATCACGACCCGTGGCGAAGACGATGTCGCGGCTGACGAGCACGCGGCGTACTGCCGGCTGACGGGGCTGCTTCCCGAGGAGCTCGCGTGGCGGCGGATCGACCGTGCGCCGCTCGGGCCGGTCGATTTCGGGTGCTATTCGGGCATCATCCTCGCGGGCAGCCCGTTCACGGTGAGCGAGCCCGTCGAGCGCAAGTCCGAGACCGAGCTGCGCGTCGAGCGGGAGCTCGCCGAACTGCTCGACGAGGTCGTACGCGCGGACTTCCCGTTCCTCGGCGTCTGCTACGGCATCGGCACGATCGGGGCGCATCAGGGAGCGCGGGTGGATCGCACCTACGGCGAGAGTTCGCAGGCGGTGCGGATCAGTCTCACGCCCGCCGGCGCGCTCGATCCGCTGTTCTACCAGCTTCCGGCGGAGTTCGACGCCTTCGTGGGTCACAAGGAGGCGATCTCCGAGGTGCCCTCGAGCGTCGTCGTGCTCGCGAGCTCGCAGACCTGCCCGGTCCAGGCGTTCCGCGTGGGCCGTAACGTCTACGCCACGCAGTTCCACCCCGAACTCGACACGGCGTCGTTCGCCTCGCGGGTGCGGGCATACGCCGACCACGGCTATTTCCTACCGGCCGAGATCGACTCGATCCTCGAGGGGGTCGAGCGCGCCGACGTGCGCGCTTCGCACATGGTGCTCGGCCGCTTCGTCGAGGAGTACCTCGACTCGAGGCCGGCGAAGCCCGCCGCTGAGCTCGGGCCCCTGAGCCTGCCCCAGGGGGCCTGA
- the efeB gene encoding iron uptake transporter deferrochelatase/peroxidase subunit, with product MAVEQSEDGRPVDPGATPQPLRPSRRGLLGMIGAGAAGLAIGGAGATLATGRVSAEASTRTTGEVPFHGAHQAGIVTPAQDRLHFAAFDMVSGAGRDELIELLRDWTAAAERLVRGREVGTGVEPGNGLLPPDDTGEATGLGAGRLTLTFGLGHALFTGRDDTSSADPFGIRDRLPEAFEPLPSFAFDLLDATQSGGDLCIQACADDPQIAVHAIRNLARIAAGRAHLSWSQLGFGRTASTSRTQDTPRNLFGFKDGTANVMAEDGDALAQHVWAGDEAPEWMRGGSYLVARKIQMTIESWDRASLDEQERTFGRTKREGGPLSGGGEFEEPDFEATHSADGSSHPAIDLAAHLRLAHPRQNGGARMLRRGYNYVDGSNDLGQLGAGLFFISFQRDPATFVRVQRSLKQDLLNEYIRHVGSGLWAIPAGVQPGEFVGQALFD from the coding sequence GTGGCGGTCGAACAGTCCGAGGACGGCAGGCCGGTGGATCCGGGGGCGACCCCGCAGCCCCTGCGCCCCTCGCGCCGCGGCCTCCTCGGCATGATCGGGGCCGGAGCGGCGGGTCTTGCGATCGGGGGTGCGGGCGCGACCCTCGCGACGGGGCGCGTCAGTGCCGAGGCGAGCACCCGCACGACCGGCGAGGTGCCGTTCCACGGTGCGCATCAGGCGGGGATCGTCACTCCCGCGCAGGATCGTCTGCACTTCGCAGCGTTCGACATGGTGTCAGGCGCGGGTCGCGACGAGCTCATCGAGCTGCTGCGGGACTGGACCGCGGCGGCCGAGCGCCTCGTGCGCGGCCGAGAGGTCGGTACCGGCGTCGAACCGGGCAACGGTCTGCTTCCGCCAGACGATACCGGTGAGGCGACCGGTCTCGGCGCCGGTCGCCTCACACTCACCTTCGGGCTGGGGCACGCGCTCTTCACCGGTCGCGACGATACCTCGAGTGCTGACCCGTTCGGGATCCGAGATCGGCTTCCCGAAGCGTTCGAGCCGCTGCCCTCCTTCGCCTTCGATCTGCTCGACGCGACGCAGAGCGGGGGAGACCTCTGCATCCAGGCCTGTGCCGATGATCCCCAGATCGCCGTCCACGCGATCCGCAATCTCGCGCGCATCGCCGCCGGCCGCGCGCACCTCTCATGGAGCCAGCTCGGATTCGGCCGCACGGCCTCGACCTCTCGTACGCAGGACACCCCGCGCAACCTCTTCGGTTTCAAGGACGGCACCGCGAACGTCATGGCCGAGGACGGTGACGCACTCGCGCAGCACGTCTGGGCGGGCGACGAGGCGCCCGAGTGGATGCGCGGCGGGAGCTACCTCGTGGCGCGCAAGATCCAGATGACGATCGAGAGCTGGGATCGCGCCTCGCTCGACGAGCAGGAGCGAACCTTCGGGCGGACCAAACGCGAGGGCGGGCCGCTGAGCGGCGGCGGCGAGTTCGAGGAGCCCGACTTCGAGGCGACGCACTCCGCGGACGGGTCCTCCCACCCGGCGATCGATCTCGCCGCTCACCTGCGCCTCGCGCATCCGCGGCAGAACGGCGGCGCGCGCATGCTGCGGCGCGGCTACAACTACGTCGACGGCTCGAACGATCTCGGCCAGCTCGGCGCGGGGCTCTTCTTCATCTCGTTCCAGCGCGATCCCGCGACGTTCGTGCGCGTGCAGCGCTCGCTGAAGCAGGATCTGCTCAACGAGTACATCCGGCACGTCGGCTCCGGCCTCTGGGCGATTCCCGCCGGGGTGCAGCCGGGCGAGTTCGTGGGGCAGGCGCTCTTCGATTAG
- the efeO gene encoding iron uptake system protein EfeO, protein MPTTSHRRGLFALGVISVATLSLTACVPNAGAGGAAQSIAVSAGDSSCDVETAKAQSGTVTFTVTNDGSQVTEFYVLGSNRLTIVGEVENIAPGSSRDLTVQVGAGDYFTSCKPGMIGSGVGQAAFTVTGGAVEASPEESAVVSQYIGYVKAQAEEMVPQVEAFVAAYEAGDDETARRLFPIARINYERIEPTASQFGELDPRIDYRKPGAIEEGLPFTGFHRIEQDLWLDEAIANYSTPEKDHYPKDDLQPLTPEQRKEVGDQLVADVTDLKEKVSSPDFTLTLADITEGAKGLLDEVAAPDGKLPGEENEFAHTDLYDFTANVEGAQVGFDTVRGLLVANGGEDLAAELDERFADMFALLETYGDYDSGFVPYDTVDQAQRNELAAKLTALSESMSRLTAGVVRS, encoded by the coding sequence GTGCCCACCACCAGTCACCGCCGCGGCCTCTTCGCACTAGGCGTCATCAGCGTCGCGACACTCTCCCTGACCGCCTGCGTGCCGAACGCCGGCGCCGGAGGCGCCGCCCAGTCCATCGCGGTGTCCGCCGGCGACAGCTCCTGCGACGTCGAGACGGCCAAGGCGCAGAGCGGCACCGTCACATTCACCGTCACGAACGACGGTTCCCAGGTGACCGAGTTCTACGTGCTCGGCAGCAACCGGCTCACGATCGTCGGCGAGGTCGAGAACATCGCCCCGGGATCGAGCCGCGACCTCACGGTGCAGGTGGGGGCGGGAGACTACTTCACCAGTTGCAAGCCGGGCATGATCGGCAGCGGTGTCGGCCAGGCGGCATTCACCGTCACGGGCGGCGCGGTCGAGGCCTCTCCTGAGGAGAGCGCCGTGGTGTCCCAGTACATCGGCTACGTCAAGGCGCAGGCGGAGGAGATGGTGCCCCAGGTCGAGGCGTTCGTCGCGGCTTACGAGGCAGGAGACGACGAGACCGCGCGCCGCCTGTTCCCGATCGCCCGTATCAACTACGAGCGCATCGAGCCGACGGCCTCGCAGTTCGGCGAGCTGGATCCGCGGATCGACTACCGCAAGCCCGGCGCGATCGAGGAGGGGTTGCCGTTCACCGGCTTCCACCGCATCGAGCAGGACCTGTGGCTCGACGAGGCCATCGCGAACTACTCGACGCCCGAGAAGGACCACTACCCGAAAGACGACCTGCAGCCGCTCACCCCCGAGCAGCGCAAGGAGGTCGGAGACCAGCTGGTCGCCGACGTCACCGACCTGAAGGAGAAGGTGTCCAGCCCCGACTTCACGCTCACGCTCGCGGACATCACCGAGGGCGCGAAAGGCCTGCTCGACGAGGTCGCCGCGCCCGACGGCAAGCTCCCCGGCGAGGAGAACGAGTTCGCGCACACCGACCTCTACGACTTCACGGCGAACGTCGAGGGGGCACAGGTGGGATTCGACACCGTGCGCGGCCTGCTCGTGGCGAACGGCGGAGAAGACCTCGCCGCCGAGCTCGACGAGCGCTTCGCCGACATGTTCGCATTGCTCGAGACGTACGGAGACTACGATTCCGGTTTCGTCCCGTACGACACCGTCGACCAGGCGCAGCGCAACGAGCTCGCGGCGAAGCTGACCGCGCTGAGCGAGTCGATGTCGAGGCTCACCGCCGGCGTCGTGCGGAGCTGA
- the efeU gene encoding iron uptake transporter permease EfeU has translation MIATLLIGLREGLEAALVVSVLLAYVKKLGRRDAALKIWLGVAAAILLSLVIGAVLTYGAYGLSFTAQEAIGGALSLIAVGMVTWMVFWMLKMSRGISGELRSQLDRALLGNGWGVAAVGFVSVAREGIETALFIWATTRASSTTPLLGFLSAVSGILVAAALGWLLYRGMLRINLTVFFRWSGALLIVFAAGVLAYAVHDLQEAGLLPGPFAEAPPGAGALAAWYGEAAWAFRVSNVIAPDGVIGVLLKGVLGFSPEMTRLEVLAWAAYIVITLPLFFAASYRGVRASGKETPCPPPVTAAASSH, from the coding sequence ATGATCGCCACGCTGCTCATCGGCCTGCGCGAGGGCCTCGAGGCCGCCCTCGTCGTGAGCGTTCTGCTCGCCTACGTGAAGAAGCTCGGCCGGCGTGATGCAGCCCTCAAGATCTGGCTCGGCGTCGCCGCCGCGATCCTGCTCTCCCTCGTCATCGGAGCCGTGCTCACCTACGGCGCGTACGGCCTCTCCTTCACTGCCCAGGAGGCCATCGGAGGCGCACTCTCGCTCATCGCCGTGGGCATGGTCACCTGGATGGTCTTCTGGATGCTGAAGATGTCGCGGGGGATCAGCGGCGAGCTGCGCTCCCAGCTGGATCGCGCGCTGCTCGGCAACGGCTGGGGCGTCGCGGCCGTGGGGTTCGTCTCTGTGGCCCGCGAGGGGATCGAGACGGCTCTCTTCATCTGGGCGACCACGCGGGCGAGCTCCACGACGCCGCTCCTCGGCTTCCTCAGCGCGGTCTCGGGGATACTCGTGGCCGCGGCGCTCGGTTGGCTGCTGTATCGCGGCATGCTCAGGATCAACCTCACCGTGTTCTTCCGGTGGTCGGGTGCGCTGCTCATCGTCTTCGCGGCCGGTGTGCTCGCCTACGCCGTGCACGATCTGCAGGAGGCCGGCCTGCTTCCCGGTCCGTTCGCCGAGGCACCGCCGGGCGCGGGAGCCCTCGCCGCCTGGTACGGCGAGGCCGCCTGGGCCTTCCGCGTGTCGAATGTCATCGCACCCGATGGCGTGATCGGAGTCCTGCTCAAGGGCGTTCTCGGCTTCTCGCCGGAGATGACCAGGCTCGAGGTGCTCGCCTGGGCCGCCTACATCGTCATCACCCTCCCGCTGTTCTTCGCCGCCTCGTATCGAGGCGTGCGCGCCTCCGGAAAGGAAACCCCGTGCCCACCACCAGTCACCGCCGCGGCCTCTTCGCACTAG
- a CDS encoding Dps family protein, whose translation MTTLEQQPIAAQGEFSRLSGVAQYLTPVLHDLIALAVNAKQAHWHVRGSNFMGVHEFLDEVVAHAQEASDTAAERMVALGLPVDARIGTVAAQTTTPEMTVGFQQSDVTVREVVAQLDATLETIYAAVKGLEEIDPVSQDVAIAFAQQLDKDRWFLFSHYAD comes from the coding sequence ATGACTACTCTTGAACAGCAGCCGATCGCAGCGCAGGGCGAGTTCAGCCGCCTCTCCGGGGTCGCGCAGTACCTGACCCCCGTGCTGCACGATCTGATCGCACTCGCGGTGAACGCGAAGCAGGCGCACTGGCACGTGCGCGGCAGCAACTTCATGGGGGTGCACGAGTTCCTCGACGAGGTCGTGGCGCACGCGCAGGAGGCCTCCGATACCGCGGCCGAGCGCATGGTCGCCCTGGGGCTTCCGGTCGACGCCCGCATCGGCACCGTCGCGGCCCAGACCACCACTCCCGAGATGACCGTCGGCTTCCAGCAGTCCGACGTGACGGTGCGTGAGGTCGTGGCGCAGCTCGACGCGACGCTCGAGACGATCTATGCCGCCGTGAAGGGACTCGAGGAGATCGACCCCGTCAGCCAGGATGTCGCGATCGCGTTCGCGCAGCAGCTCGACAAGGATCGCTGGTTCCTCTTCTCGCACTACGCCGACTGA
- the hemQ gene encoding hydrogen peroxide-dependent heme synthase, with translation MSTESSRPTVDHSAVAEAINADINYTMYAVFRVERATPTVGISAAWSGIVRGLLAELDSIDGLTTRGWYDLAGYRADADILVWWHAPTAEALQQAYRTVLEWAGGRLAPVWSSIGVHRAAEFNRGHVPAFLAGDDPRGYVCVYPFVRGREWYLLPDAERRELLREHGAAARDYGDVLANTVAAFALGDYEWLLAFEADELTRIVDLMRELRATGARRHVIEETPFFTGPRREPGELLARVVS, from the coding sequence ATGAGCACCGAATCATCCCGCCCGACCGTCGATCACTCCGCCGTCGCCGAGGCGATCAACGCCGACATCAACTACACCATGTACGCGGTCTTCCGCGTCGAGCGCGCCACGCCGACGGTCGGCATATCGGCAGCATGGAGCGGGATCGTGCGCGGCCTGCTCGCTGAGCTCGATTCCATCGACGGGCTCACGACCCGCGGCTGGTACGACCTCGCAGGCTACCGGGCCGACGCCGACATCCTCGTCTGGTGGCACGCGCCGACCGCCGAGGCGCTGCAGCAGGCCTATCGAACGGTGCTCGAGTGGGCCGGCGGCCGCCTCGCGCCCGTCTGGTCCTCGATCGGCGTGCACCGCGCCGCCGAGTTCAACCGGGGACACGTGCCGGCGTTCCTCGCGGGCGACGATCCTCGCGGGTACGTCTGCGTCTATCCGTTCGTGCGCGGGCGGGAATGGTACCTCCTGCCCGACGCCGAGCGCCGGGAGCTGTTGCGCGAGCACGGCGCCGCCGCGCGCGACTACGGCGATGTGCTCGCGAACACGGTCGCCGCGTTCGCGCTCGGCGACTACGAGTGGCTGCTCGCCTTCGAGGCCGACGAGCTCACCCGCATCGTCGACCTCATGCGCGAGCTGCGCGCGACGGGGGCACGGCGCCACGTGATCGAGGAGACCCCGTTCTTCACCGGGCCTCGTCGCGAGCCGGGCGAACTGCTCGCCCGCGTCGTATCCTAG
- a CDS encoding ferrochelatase — protein sequence MTENVQSAVAPLTDPLPYDALLLCSFGGPNGTEDVIPFLRNVTRGKNIPEERLAEVGEHYHRFDGRSPINEQNLALVAALRDELQRRGISLPVVWGNRNWHPYTVDTLRDASAFGARRILTIVTSAYASYSGSRQYREHLAAAVAELGGDAPEIDVLRPFFNDPGFVDANRHAIEEAASGLEGGLDGAHIVYVTHSIPDTMQDASAVTGPGYREQHEDVRATIDAALAQRYGIEITSSLAYCSRSGDPRTPWLEPDINDHIESLAEQGVRKIVIAPIGFISDHMEVAFDLDVEALETAAEHGVAAVRADTVGVRREFVSGLVDMVLERAARERGEQVEARTTGSLPALPDNAPAGSCRMRHGEVTGIPVIAGTED from the coding sequence ATGACCGAGAACGTTCAGTCCGCTGTTGCCCCGCTCACCGATCCGCTTCCCTACGACGCGCTGCTGCTGTGCTCCTTCGGGGGCCCGAACGGCACCGAAGACGTCATCCCGTTCCTGCGCAACGTGACGCGGGGCAAGAACATCCCCGAGGAGCGTCTCGCCGAGGTGGGGGAGCACTACCACCGCTTCGACGGACGCAGCCCCATCAACGAGCAGAACCTCGCGCTGGTCGCGGCGCTCCGCGATGAGCTCCAGCGCCGCGGCATCTCCCTCCCCGTGGTGTGGGGCAACCGCAACTGGCACCCCTACACCGTCGACACCCTGCGCGACGCCTCCGCGTTTGGCGCGCGCCGCATCCTGACCATCGTCACGAGCGCCTACGCCTCCTACTCGGGCAGCCGCCAGTATCGCGAGCACCTCGCGGCGGCGGTCGCGGAGCTCGGCGGCGATGCGCCCGAGATCGATGTGCTGCGCCCCTTCTTCAACGACCCCGGCTTCGTCGACGCGAACCGCCACGCGATCGAGGAGGCGGCCTCCGGTCTCGAGGGAGGGCTCGACGGAGCGCACATCGTCTACGTCACGCACTCGATCCCCGACACGATGCAGGATGCCTCGGCGGTGACCGGCCCCGGATACCGCGAGCAGCACGAGGACGTCCGGGCCACCATCGACGCGGCGCTCGCCCAGCGCTACGGCATCGAGATCACCTCGTCGCTCGCCTACTGCTCGCGCTCGGGCGACCCGCGCACCCCCTGGCTCGAGCCCGACATCAACGACCACATCGAGTCGCTGGCCGAGCAGGGCGTCCGCAAGATCGTGATCGCCCCCATCGGCTTCATCTCGGATCACATGGAGGTCGCTTTCGACCTCGACGTCGAGGCGCTCGAGACCGCTGCTGAGCACGGGGTCGCCGCCGTACGCGCAGACACCGTCGGCGTGCGCCGCGAGTTCGTCTCCGGCCTCGTCGACATGGTGCTCGAGCGGGCCGCGCGCGAGCGCGGGGAGCAGGTCGAGGCCCGCACCACCGGATCGCTGCCCGCGCTTCCCGACAACGCGCCCGCCGGCAGCTGCCGCATGCGCCACGGCGAGGTCACCGGCATCCCGGTGATCGCCGGCACCGAAGACTGA
- a CDS encoding FadR/GntR family transcriptional regulator, whose protein sequence is MPSTTRGSQKARDTLDFLRGRISSGEWPVGDLIPKEPELVELIGVGRSTVREAVRSLAAFGMLETVPGVGTFVRSRTPVSSILSEFLADHDLEEVLVYRRSLEIEAAQHAAVHRTEEQLAELRAAHQRVHEAIADDAAPDSLDTCNRSTAPDSFHRLVVEASGSKLLLDLYLGVMSVLEGASTEGRVILGTTLETMHRDHGAVLDAIAARDVRDAAHSMALHVDRDLGLRTDMLDFNGQTERATSLIDAGYDPDQLEA, encoded by the coding sequence ATGCCAAGCACCACCCGCGGTTCGCAGAAAGCGCGCGATACGCTCGACTTCCTGCGCGGCAGGATATCGAGCGGGGAGTGGCCCGTCGGCGATCTGATCCCGAAGGAGCCCGAGCTCGTCGAGCTCATCGGGGTGGGCCGCTCCACCGTGCGCGAGGCCGTGCGATCCCTCGCGGCATTCGGCATGCTCGAGACTGTTCCCGGCGTCGGCACCTTCGTGCGATCCCGCACCCCCGTCAGCTCGATCCTCTCGGAGTTCCTCGCCGATCACGACCTCGAGGAGGTGCTCGTCTACCGGCGATCGCTCGAGATCGAGGCGGCGCAGCACGCGGCCGTGCACCGCACCGAGGAGCAGCTCGCAGAACTGCGCGCCGCGCACCAGCGCGTGCACGAGGCGATCGCCGACGACGCCGCCCCTGACTCGCTCGACACCTGCAATCGCAGCACGGCGCCCGATTCCTTTCACCGTCTCGTGGTCGAGGCCAGCGGCAGCAAACTCCTGCTCGACCTGTACCTCGGCGTAATGTCGGTGCTGGAGGGCGCGAGCACCGAGGGCCGCGTGATCCTCGGCACCACGCTCGAGACGATGCATCGCGACCACGGTGCCGTACTCGACGCGATCGCCGCTCGGGATGTGCGCGACGCGGCGCACTCCATGGCGCTGCACGTCGACCGCGACCTGGGGCTGCGCACCGACATGCTCGACTTCAACGGGCAGACGGAGCGCGCCACCTCACTGATCGACGCCGGCTACGACCCCGATCAGCTCGAGGCGTGA
- a CDS encoding DUF308 domain-containing protein produces MSQQPVVYTAGNPRLPWWPLLLAGALIAAIGVGFLVWPFFAASWLLVVLFGSALIANGLALLTRAGGSSAALVGGIVLIGAGVLAIVFSDFTVNAIVAFVGVGLVVFGVLWIAIGARFAGRSPALLVPGVLVLVGGIVALAWPGLALAVVAVIGGICLVLLGSLIIWTANRLRRTRPSATTIVM; encoded by the coding sequence GTGAGTCAGCAACCCGTCGTCTACACCGCGGGCAACCCCCGCCTCCCGTGGTGGCCGCTGCTCCTGGCCGGAGCGCTCATCGCCGCCATCGGTGTCGGCTTCCTGGTGTGGCCCTTCTTCGCGGCGAGCTGGCTGCTAGTGGTGCTCTTCGGATCCGCGCTCATCGCGAACGGACTCGCGCTGCTCACGCGCGCCGGCGGCTCATCCGCGGCCCTCGTCGGCGGGATCGTGCTCATCGGAGCGGGCGTGCTCGCGATCGTCTTCTCCGATTTCACGGTCAACGCGATCGTGGCGTTCGTGGGCGTCGGCCTCGTGGTCTTCGGAGTGCTGTGGATCGCGATCGGCGCCAGATTCGCCGGCCGCAGCCCGGCCCTGCTCGTGCCGGGAGTGCTCGTGCTCGTCGGCGGGATCGTCGCCCTCGCCTGGCCGGGGCTCGCCCTCGCCGTCGTGGCCGTGATCGGAGGGATCTGCCTCGTACTGCTGGGCTCGCTCATCATCTGGACCGCGAACCGGCTGCGCCGCACCCGGCCCTCTGCGACCACCATCGTCATGTGA